A stretch of the Ctenopharyngodon idella isolate HZGC_01 chromosome 14, HZGC01, whole genome shotgun sequence genome encodes the following:
- the ptcd3 gene encoding pentatricopeptide repeat domain-containing protein 3, mitochondrial produces the protein MASSCSQALRHHACKSSRILRIHLQKSWPNRGFALNSAADNQHAVSSLEEIVIPKKKTWSKEAVLQALASTVNRDPTASDYRFQDDPYLTPKTSLDFKLFSLSQESGRNTAKYFINKYPNYFQKDYAQPHIPCLMPETLEAQIEDLSEAALTERIQLRKVRAAVDLYDQLLQAGTSVSLDVTNDLLDLICFYGDRDPAQENVPEQRSEETEDVQEEPQPRKGRAPKASDLLKATWKENNNAERIFALLSEPNTRSYSALIRGMVKYGAYSKAFSTYTDLLNNRLTADVNTFNALIAAAPEVQEKYNEKWELIVDLLKQMAEQKVKPNLLTFNAVLKALRRCGALGKSQAFPVISEMKALSIDPSLASYNHVLSIFYKTGAPVQGQKDILQEVMYEVSGKSFTPQDPDDAQFFITAMRICLDTKDIEQAYRVHELLRVGENWRLMGNDLKQNIYYTRFFSLLCLMENVDVVLKWYRDLIPSVYYPTSNIMTDLLRALDTDSRLDLIPQIWKDIKQLGHANRQKLVEELLALMAREKHSQEVQESFADCALDIKRLYNTGDRGKVMMSWTASSLSDVISVLLAAQRRQDAWDTLKLFKTHNRVPSAELLNQFLTCVKESGDADQAVELVQISAGFCLPETPNLIQRIQQEFELSEQHKSILSDLEIRTFNSD, from the exons ATGGCGTCCTCCTGTTCACAAGCTCTGAGGCATCATGCTTGTAAGAGTAGCAGAATATTGCGGATACATCTGCAGAAGTCGTGGCCTAATAG GGGTTTTGCTCTGAATTCTGCTGCAGATAATCAACATGCCGTTTCTTCACTAG AAGAAATAGTCATTCCAAAGAAGAAAACATG gAGTAAAGAAGCTGTCTTGCAGGCACTGGCGTCCACTGTGAACAGG GATCCTACAGCATCAGATTACAGATTCCAGGATGATCCATATCTCACTCCAAAGACATCATTAGACTTT AAATTATTTTCCTTGTCCCAGGAGTCGGGCAGAAACACTGCCAAATATTTCATCAATAAATACCCGAATTACTTCCAGAAGGACTACGCACAACCTCATATTCCC TGTTTGATGCCAGAGACTCTGGAGGCTCAGATAGAGGATCTGTCTGAAGCTGCGCTCACAGAGAGGATTCAGCTGAGGAAGGTCAGAGCTGCTGTGGATCTGTACGACCAGCTGCTGCAGGCCG GTACATCAGTGTCTTTGGATGTGACCAATGATCTGTTAGACCTGATTTGTTTCTATGGAGACCGTGATCCCGCACAAGAGAATGTTCCGGAACAGAGGAGTGAAGAGACG GAGGACGTCCAGGAGGAACCACAGCCTAGAAAAGGAAGAGCACCCAAAGCCTCGGACTTGCTGAAGGCCACCTGGAA AGAGAATAATAACGCTGAGAGAATCTTTGCGCTGCTGTCGGAGCCGAACACACGTTCATACAGCGCTCTGATCCGAGGCATGGTGAAG TACGGCGCTTATTCCAAAGCGTTCAGCACTTACACTGACCTGCTGAACAACCGACTGACAG CGGATGTGAACACCTTCAACGCCCTGATCGCAGCTGCCCCAGAAGTACAAGAGAAGTACAATGAGAAATGGGAGCTGATAGTG gaTCTTTTGAAGCAGATGGCAGAGCAGAAGGTCAAGCCTAACCTCCTGACGTTTAACGCCGTCCTGAAGGCTTTGAGACGCTGTGGCGCTTTGGGCAAATCTCAGGCCTTTCCTGTGATCAGCGAGATGAAGGCTCTCTCCATCG ACCCCAGTCTGGCCTCTTACAATCACGTGCTCAgcatattttataaaacag GTGCCCCAGTTCAGGGCCAAAAAGACATTCTACAGGAAGTGATGTACGAGGTGTCAGGAAAGAGCTTTACTCCTCAGGACCCTGATGATG cacAGTTCTTCATCACTGCTATGAGAATC TGTCTGGACACCAAGGACATTGAGCAGGCGTACAGGGTCCATGAGCTGCTGCGAGTAGGAGAGAACTGGAGACTTATGGGAAATGATTTAAAACAGAACATCTACTA TACGCGGTTCTTCAGTCTGCTCTGTCTGATGGAGAACGTTGATGTGGTTCTGAAGTGGTACAGAGATCTGATTCCCTCG GTGTACTACCCCACTTCTAACATCATGACAGATCTGCTCCGAGCACTTGATACTGACAGCCGATTAGACCTCATCCCGCAGATATGGAAag ATATCAAACAGTTGGGTCATGCCAACAGGCAGAAGCTGGTGGAGGAGCTGCTGGCACTGATGGCCAGAGAGAAGCACAGTCAGGAG GTGCAGGAATCATTTGCTGACTGTGCGCTGGACATAAAGAGACTGTACAACACAGGTGACCGCGGCAAGGTTATGATGAGCTGGACGGCCAGTTCTCTCAGCGACGTCATCTCCGTTCTGCTCGCAGCTCAGAGGAGACAGGACGCCTG GGACACGCTGAAACTCTTCAAAACACACAATAGAGTTCCCAG TGCGGAGCTGCTGAACCAGTTCTTGACGTGTGTGAAGGAGAGCGGTGATGCGGATCAGGCCGTGGAGCTGGTTCAGATCTCCGCTGGCTTCTGTCTGCCCGAGACGCCCAATCTCATCCAGAGGATCCAGCAGGAGTTTGAGCTCTCAGAGCAGCACAA GAGCATCTTGTCTGATCTGGAGATTCGGACCTTCAACAGCGATTAA
- the immt gene encoding MICOS complex subunit MIC60 isoform X3, whose protein sequence is MLRVCWKGARAAARQCVCGKASAHPLQHCRRYTTAGDSGSSAGKIVAASLLTVGGGVGGTILYAKWDPKFRANVEKSVPYSDQVFEMVLGPPPPPPVPLQKKPGKIEPLQISSLPETTKESKQPKAKAKKSDPAPVEAPPAVEEAPAQTLQAEERHHEPALTERPAEEVSARLAQQDKAEQDALAALTAGLEETLGSSAKITLQAIGAQEVALTAITAHTDKLKEAMDSQTPPDEKSAQWKALNEALSERTRAVDEAGDALLKAKGELEKLREVINRAKQAKIDAARPQILAAEENLHSMIVDLDKVVTKVQTAQSEAKVVSQYSELVNEAKAQFQQELANITPEIQANWKGLSGKLSVDDLNSLIAHAHRRIDQLNRELAEQRVREQIHIETALEQQKLEDRKALEKAVVSALEHSREDMRLEQEKKVQEMREVMEAEMRTQLRRQAAAHTDHLRDVLKVQEQELREEAQEILTSKMMEQETHYRRLTQEQLDTFTLDMNAAYARLKGIEEAIDSHVTAEEEARKAHQLWLSVEALNYTLNSAGADSPTEPLEGAVRAIKESCAENEFAQALATAIPEESLSRGIYSEASLRARFYDIRRLARRVALIDETRNSLYQYFLSYLQSVLLFEREQEAPPAKLAPEDLDTFKLLAYATYSIERGDLELAAKLINQLRGESQRVAQDWLKEARLTLETKQVISLLSAYANAVGLGTTQAP, encoded by the exons ATGCTGCGCGTGTGTTGGAAAGGGGCGCGTGCAGCAGCGCGG cagtgtgtgtgtggtaaagCGTCGGCCCATCCATTACAGCACTGCCGCAGATACACCACAGCTGGAGACTCTGG ATCTTCTGCTGGGAAAATAGTGGCTGCTAGTCTTTTGACGGTCGGCGGCGGTGTTGGCGGTACGATCCTTTATGCCAAGTGGGATCCGAAGTTTCGAGCAAATGTAGAGAAGAGCGTTCCTTACTCTGATCAGGTGTTTGAGATGGTGCTTGGGCCGCCGCCTCCTCCACCCGTCCCTTTACAGAAGAAACCG GGAAAGATCGAACCCCTGCAGATCTCCTCATTGCCAGAAACAACGAAGGAGTCCAAGCAGCCCAAAGCTAAAGCCAAGAAGTCTGATCCAGCACCTGTGGAAGCTCCGCCGGCTGTAGAGGAAGCGCCAGCACAGACACTCCAGG ctGAAGAGCGTCATCATGAGCCGGCGCTGACGGAGAGGCCCGCGGAGGAAGTGAGCGCCCGACTGGCGCAGCAGGATAAGGCAGAGCAGGATGCGCTGGCAG CTCTGACTGCTGGACTGGAGGAGACTCTGGGCAGCTCCGCTAAGATCACCCTGCAGGCCATCGGAGCCCAGGAGGTTGCACTGACCGCCATCACTGCACACACTGACAAACTCAAAGAAGCCATGGACtcacag actcCTCCGGATGAGAAGTCGGCTCAATGGAAAGCTCTGAACGAGGCTCTGAGCGAGAGGACCAGAGCCGTGGACGAGGCTGGAGACGCCCTGCTGAAAGCCAA AGGAGAGCTTGAAAAGCTTCGTGAAGTGATCAACAGAGCAAAACAAGCCAAGATTGACGCGGCGAGACCCCAGATCCTGGCCGCTGAGGAGAACTTGCACAGCATGATTGTGGATCTGGACAAAGTAGTGACCAAG GTGCAGACGGCGCAGTCAGAGGCGAAGGTCGTGTCTCAGTACAGTGAGCTGGTGAATGAAGCCAAAGCTCAGTTCCAGCAGGAACTTGCCAACATCACACCTGAAATACAGGCCAACTGGAAGGGACTGT CGGGAAAGCTGAGCGTAGATGATCTGAACTCTCTGATCGCTCACGCGCACCGGCGCATTGACCAGCTGAACCGCGAGCTGGCGGAGCAGCGGGTGAGGGAGCAGATCCACATCGAGACGGCTCTGGAGCAGCAGAAGCTGGAGGATCGGAAAGCGCTGGAGAAAGCCGTGGTTTCTGCCCTGGAGCACAGCCGCGAGGACATGAGACTCGAGCAGGAGAAGAAG gttcAGGAGATGCGTGAGGTGATGGAGGCTGAGATGAGGACACAGCTGCGCCGTCAGGCTGCTGCTCACACAGATCACCTGCGGGACGTGCTGAAGGTTCAGGAACAGGAGCTGCGCGAGGAGGCACAGGAG ATCCTGACCAGTAAGATGATGGAGCAGGAAACTCATTACCGCAGACTGACTCAAGAACAGCTGGACACCTTCACTCTGGACATGAACGCCGCTTACGCCCGCCTGAAGGGCATCGAAGAGGCCATCGACA GTCATGTGACTGCTGAGGAAGAGGCCCGTAAGGCTCACCAGTTGTGGCTTTCTGTAGAGGCTCTGAACTACACGCTCAACTCAGCAGGTGCCGATTCCCCCACCGAGCCTCTAGAGGGCGCTGTGCGTGCCATTAAAGAGAGCTGTGCGGAGAACGAGTTCGCGCAGGCATTGGCCACCGCCATTCCCGAAGAGTCTCTCAGCCGAGGGATCTACAGCGAAGCTTCCCTTCGCGCACGTTTCTACGACATCCGCCGGCTCGCGCGACGCGTGGCACTCATCGACGAGACCCGCAACAGCCTTTACCAGTACTTCCTGTCCTACCTACAGTCCGTCCTTTTGTTTGAGAGGGAGCAAGAAGCGCCACCTGCTAAACTAGCACCTGAAGATCTCGACACGTTCAAGCTGCTCGCCTACGCGACTTACAGCATCGAGCGCGGCGACCTGGAACTAGCCGCGAAGCTAATCAACCAGCTTCGCGGCGAGTCGCAGCGTGTGGCGCAGGACTGGCTTAAAGAAGCCCGGCTAACCTTAGAAACCAAGCAGGTGATTAGCCTGCTATCGGCGTATGCTAACGCCGTAGGGTTGGGCACCACACAGGCCCCTTAG
- the immt gene encoding MICOS complex subunit MIC60 isoform X1: MLRVCWKGARAAARQCVCGKASAHPLQHCRRYTTAGDSGSSAGKIVAASLLTVGGGVGGTILYAKWDPKFRANVEKSVPYSDQVFEMVLGPPPPPPVPLQKKPGKIEPLQISSLPETTKESKQPKAKAKKSDPAPVEAPPAVEEAPAQTLQEASAEAAHIISAISDVPSVPAPGTSDESPAGHAAAAEERHHEPALTERPAEEVSARLAQQDKAEQDALAALTAGLEETLGSSAKITLQAIGAQEVALTAITAHTDKLKEAMDSQTPPDEKSAQWKALNEALSERTRAVDEAGDALLKAKGELEKLREVINRAKQAKIDAARPQILAAEENLHSMIVDLDKVVTKVQTAQSEAKVVSQYSELVNEAKAQFQQELANITPEIQANWKGLSGKLSVDDLNSLIAHAHRRIDQLNRELAEQRVREQIHIETALEQQKLEDRKALEKAVVSALEHSREDMRLEQEKKVQEMREVMEAEMRTQLRRQAAAHTDHLRDVLKVQEQELREEAQEILTSKMMEQETHYRRLTQEQLDTFTLDMNAAYARLKGIEEAIDSHVTAEEEARKAHQLWLSVEALNYTLNSAGADSPTEPLEGAVRAIKESCAENEFAQALATAIPEESLSRGIYSEASLRARFYDIRRLARRVALIDETRNSLYQYFLSYLQSVLLFEREQEAPPAKLAPEDLDTFKLLAYATYSIERGDLELAAKLINQLRGESQRVAQDWLKEARLTLETKQVISLLSAYANAVGLGTTQAP; encoded by the exons ATGCTGCGCGTGTGTTGGAAAGGGGCGCGTGCAGCAGCGCGG cagtgtgtgtgtggtaaagCGTCGGCCCATCCATTACAGCACTGCCGCAGATACACCACAGCTGGAGACTCTGG ATCTTCTGCTGGGAAAATAGTGGCTGCTAGTCTTTTGACGGTCGGCGGCGGTGTTGGCGGTACGATCCTTTATGCCAAGTGGGATCCGAAGTTTCGAGCAAATGTAGAGAAGAGCGTTCCTTACTCTGATCAGGTGTTTGAGATGGTGCTTGGGCCGCCGCCTCCTCCACCCGTCCCTTTACAGAAGAAACCG GGAAAGATCGAACCCCTGCAGATCTCCTCATTGCCAGAAACAACGAAGGAGTCCAAGCAGCCCAAAGCTAAAGCCAAGAAGTCTGATCCAGCACCTGTGGAAGCTCCGCCGGCTGTAGAGGAAGCGCCAGCACAGACACTCCAGG AAGCCTCAGCAGAGGCAGCTCACATTATTTCGGCTATCAGCGATGTGCCCTCTGTGCCCGCGCCGGGTACGAGTGACGAAAGCCCAGCGGGCCACGCGGCGGCAG ctGAAGAGCGTCATCATGAGCCGGCGCTGACGGAGAGGCCCGCGGAGGAAGTGAGCGCCCGACTGGCGCAGCAGGATAAGGCAGAGCAGGATGCGCTGGCAG CTCTGACTGCTGGACTGGAGGAGACTCTGGGCAGCTCCGCTAAGATCACCCTGCAGGCCATCGGAGCCCAGGAGGTTGCACTGACCGCCATCACTGCACACACTGACAAACTCAAAGAAGCCATGGACtcacag actcCTCCGGATGAGAAGTCGGCTCAATGGAAAGCTCTGAACGAGGCTCTGAGCGAGAGGACCAGAGCCGTGGACGAGGCTGGAGACGCCCTGCTGAAAGCCAA AGGAGAGCTTGAAAAGCTTCGTGAAGTGATCAACAGAGCAAAACAAGCCAAGATTGACGCGGCGAGACCCCAGATCCTGGCCGCTGAGGAGAACTTGCACAGCATGATTGTGGATCTGGACAAAGTAGTGACCAAG GTGCAGACGGCGCAGTCAGAGGCGAAGGTCGTGTCTCAGTACAGTGAGCTGGTGAATGAAGCCAAAGCTCAGTTCCAGCAGGAACTTGCCAACATCACACCTGAAATACAGGCCAACTGGAAGGGACTGT CGGGAAAGCTGAGCGTAGATGATCTGAACTCTCTGATCGCTCACGCGCACCGGCGCATTGACCAGCTGAACCGCGAGCTGGCGGAGCAGCGGGTGAGGGAGCAGATCCACATCGAGACGGCTCTGGAGCAGCAGAAGCTGGAGGATCGGAAAGCGCTGGAGAAAGCCGTGGTTTCTGCCCTGGAGCACAGCCGCGAGGACATGAGACTCGAGCAGGAGAAGAAG gttcAGGAGATGCGTGAGGTGATGGAGGCTGAGATGAGGACACAGCTGCGCCGTCAGGCTGCTGCTCACACAGATCACCTGCGGGACGTGCTGAAGGTTCAGGAACAGGAGCTGCGCGAGGAGGCACAGGAG ATCCTGACCAGTAAGATGATGGAGCAGGAAACTCATTACCGCAGACTGACTCAAGAACAGCTGGACACCTTCACTCTGGACATGAACGCCGCTTACGCCCGCCTGAAGGGCATCGAAGAGGCCATCGACA GTCATGTGACTGCTGAGGAAGAGGCCCGTAAGGCTCACCAGTTGTGGCTTTCTGTAGAGGCTCTGAACTACACGCTCAACTCAGCAGGTGCCGATTCCCCCACCGAGCCTCTAGAGGGCGCTGTGCGTGCCATTAAAGAGAGCTGTGCGGAGAACGAGTTCGCGCAGGCATTGGCCACCGCCATTCCCGAAGAGTCTCTCAGCCGAGGGATCTACAGCGAAGCTTCCCTTCGCGCACGTTTCTACGACATCCGCCGGCTCGCGCGACGCGTGGCACTCATCGACGAGACCCGCAACAGCCTTTACCAGTACTTCCTGTCCTACCTACAGTCCGTCCTTTTGTTTGAGAGGGAGCAAGAAGCGCCACCTGCTAAACTAGCACCTGAAGATCTCGACACGTTCAAGCTGCTCGCCTACGCGACTTACAGCATCGAGCGCGGCGACCTGGAACTAGCCGCGAAGCTAATCAACCAGCTTCGCGGCGAGTCGCAGCGTGTGGCGCAGGACTGGCTTAAAGAAGCCCGGCTAACCTTAGAAACCAAGCAGGTGATTAGCCTGCTATCGGCGTATGCTAACGCCGTAGGGTTGGGCACCACACAGGCCCCTTAG
- the immt gene encoding MICOS complex subunit MIC60 isoform X2, translating into MLRVCWKGARAAARQCVCGKASAHPLQHCRRYTTAGDSGSSAGKIVAASLLTVGGGVGGTILYAKWDPKFRANVEKSVPYSDQVFEMVLGPPPPPPVPLQKKPGKIEPLQISSLPETTKESKQPKAKAKKSDPAPVEAPPAVEEAPAQTLQEASAEAAHIISAISDVPSVPAPGTSDESPAGHAAAERHHEPALTERPAEEVSARLAQQDKAEQDALAALTAGLEETLGSSAKITLQAIGAQEVALTAITAHTDKLKEAMDSQTPPDEKSAQWKALNEALSERTRAVDEAGDALLKAKGELEKLREVINRAKQAKIDAARPQILAAEENLHSMIVDLDKVVTKVQTAQSEAKVVSQYSELVNEAKAQFQQELANITPEIQANWKGLSGKLSVDDLNSLIAHAHRRIDQLNRELAEQRVREQIHIETALEQQKLEDRKALEKAVVSALEHSREDMRLEQEKKVQEMREVMEAEMRTQLRRQAAAHTDHLRDVLKVQEQELREEAQEILTSKMMEQETHYRRLTQEQLDTFTLDMNAAYARLKGIEEAIDSHVTAEEEARKAHQLWLSVEALNYTLNSAGADSPTEPLEGAVRAIKESCAENEFAQALATAIPEESLSRGIYSEASLRARFYDIRRLARRVALIDETRNSLYQYFLSYLQSVLLFEREQEAPPAKLAPEDLDTFKLLAYATYSIERGDLELAAKLINQLRGESQRVAQDWLKEARLTLETKQVISLLSAYANAVGLGTTQAP; encoded by the exons ATGCTGCGCGTGTGTTGGAAAGGGGCGCGTGCAGCAGCGCGG cagtgtgtgtgtggtaaagCGTCGGCCCATCCATTACAGCACTGCCGCAGATACACCACAGCTGGAGACTCTGG ATCTTCTGCTGGGAAAATAGTGGCTGCTAGTCTTTTGACGGTCGGCGGCGGTGTTGGCGGTACGATCCTTTATGCCAAGTGGGATCCGAAGTTTCGAGCAAATGTAGAGAAGAGCGTTCCTTACTCTGATCAGGTGTTTGAGATGGTGCTTGGGCCGCCGCCTCCTCCACCCGTCCCTTTACAGAAGAAACCG GGAAAGATCGAACCCCTGCAGATCTCCTCATTGCCAGAAACAACGAAGGAGTCCAAGCAGCCCAAAGCTAAAGCCAAGAAGTCTGATCCAGCACCTGTGGAAGCTCCGCCGGCTGTAGAGGAAGCGCCAGCACAGACACTCCAGG AAGCCTCAGCAGAGGCAGCTCACATTATTTCGGCTATCAGCGATGTGCCCTCTGTGCCCGCGCCGGGTACGAGTGACGAAAGCCCAGCGGGCCACGCGGCGGCAG AGCGTCATCATGAGCCGGCGCTGACGGAGAGGCCCGCGGAGGAAGTGAGCGCCCGACTGGCGCAGCAGGATAAGGCAGAGCAGGATGCGCTGGCAG CTCTGACTGCTGGACTGGAGGAGACTCTGGGCAGCTCCGCTAAGATCACCCTGCAGGCCATCGGAGCCCAGGAGGTTGCACTGACCGCCATCACTGCACACACTGACAAACTCAAAGAAGCCATGGACtcacag actcCTCCGGATGAGAAGTCGGCTCAATGGAAAGCTCTGAACGAGGCTCTGAGCGAGAGGACCAGAGCCGTGGACGAGGCTGGAGACGCCCTGCTGAAAGCCAA AGGAGAGCTTGAAAAGCTTCGTGAAGTGATCAACAGAGCAAAACAAGCCAAGATTGACGCGGCGAGACCCCAGATCCTGGCCGCTGAGGAGAACTTGCACAGCATGATTGTGGATCTGGACAAAGTAGTGACCAAG GTGCAGACGGCGCAGTCAGAGGCGAAGGTCGTGTCTCAGTACAGTGAGCTGGTGAATGAAGCCAAAGCTCAGTTCCAGCAGGAACTTGCCAACATCACACCTGAAATACAGGCCAACTGGAAGGGACTGT CGGGAAAGCTGAGCGTAGATGATCTGAACTCTCTGATCGCTCACGCGCACCGGCGCATTGACCAGCTGAACCGCGAGCTGGCGGAGCAGCGGGTGAGGGAGCAGATCCACATCGAGACGGCTCTGGAGCAGCAGAAGCTGGAGGATCGGAAAGCGCTGGAGAAAGCCGTGGTTTCTGCCCTGGAGCACAGCCGCGAGGACATGAGACTCGAGCAGGAGAAGAAG gttcAGGAGATGCGTGAGGTGATGGAGGCTGAGATGAGGACACAGCTGCGCCGTCAGGCTGCTGCTCACACAGATCACCTGCGGGACGTGCTGAAGGTTCAGGAACAGGAGCTGCGCGAGGAGGCACAGGAG ATCCTGACCAGTAAGATGATGGAGCAGGAAACTCATTACCGCAGACTGACTCAAGAACAGCTGGACACCTTCACTCTGGACATGAACGCCGCTTACGCCCGCCTGAAGGGCATCGAAGAGGCCATCGACA GTCATGTGACTGCTGAGGAAGAGGCCCGTAAGGCTCACCAGTTGTGGCTTTCTGTAGAGGCTCTGAACTACACGCTCAACTCAGCAGGTGCCGATTCCCCCACCGAGCCTCTAGAGGGCGCTGTGCGTGCCATTAAAGAGAGCTGTGCGGAGAACGAGTTCGCGCAGGCATTGGCCACCGCCATTCCCGAAGAGTCTCTCAGCCGAGGGATCTACAGCGAAGCTTCCCTTCGCGCACGTTTCTACGACATCCGCCGGCTCGCGCGACGCGTGGCACTCATCGACGAGACCCGCAACAGCCTTTACCAGTACTTCCTGTCCTACCTACAGTCCGTCCTTTTGTTTGAGAGGGAGCAAGAAGCGCCACCTGCTAAACTAGCACCTGAAGATCTCGACACGTTCAAGCTGCTCGCCTACGCGACTTACAGCATCGAGCGCGGCGACCTGGAACTAGCCGCGAAGCTAATCAACCAGCTTCGCGGCGAGTCGCAGCGTGTGGCGCAGGACTGGCTTAAAGAAGCCCGGCTAACCTTAGAAACCAAGCAGGTGATTAGCCTGCTATCGGCGTATGCTAACGCCGTAGGGTTGGGCACCACACAGGCCCCTTAG
- the rnf103 gene encoding E3 ubiquitin-protein ligase RNF103 — translation MWWKLFFLLLYFFMLFILARFFEAIVWYETGIFATQLVDPVTLSFKKLKTILECRGLGYSGLAEKRDVRELVENSGELMQGELYSALKNEKEQTGSDSSTTFNGEMHFYELVEDTKDGIWLVQVIAQDRNPLLSTANWGKMVQKVSQFGIRTGTFNCSSDSRYCHKRGWMKSTLIMSVPQTYASKGKVMLKEYNGRRIETEHIFKWMTAHVASRIKTIRLSKQLMDDWYQMDKQPVKMFLFARLLQPPAFFSALSIKFTGRIDFIFVDVRNWDNTTCLEEIGVQQTPSYILKTPEGIYRYGNSTGEFISLHAMDAFLRSVQPEVNDLFILSLVMVNLMAWMDLFITQGATIKRFVVLISTLGTYNSLLIISWLPILGFLQLPYLDNFYEYSLKLLRYADTTTIASWVRADWTFYSSHPALFLSTYLAHGLLIDYFEKKRRCSNEDQNANNLEWLSSLWDWYTSYLVHPIASFQNFESDWDDDPNFLLERLAFPDLWLHPLVPTDYIKNLPTWKFRLAQPEGPNRQTATTNPNGDSSGEQEAHHCSSEVLDDGCPAAAQSEESGGEEADTDWSQWPCGMLHCTECVVCLENFETDCLVMGLPCGHVFHQQCIVVWLAGGRHCCPVCRWPSYKKRPARPRATQPLEPE, via the exons ATGTGGTGGAAACTCTTCTTTTTGCTCCTGTATTTCTTCATGTTGTTCATCCTGGCTCGGTTTTTTGAAGCCATCGTCTGGTATGAGACCGGGATTTTCGCCACCCAGCTGGTGGATCCGGTGACACTGAGTTTCAAGAAACTCAAAACCATCCTGGAGTGCCGTGGACTGGGATACTCCGGCCTGGCGGAGAAGAGGGACGTGAGGGAACTGGTGGAAAACTCGG GCGAGCTGATGCAGGGCGAGCTGTACTCCGCTCTCAAGAACGAGAAGGAGCAGACCGGATCTGACTCCAGCACCACCTTCAATGGAGAAATGCACTTTTATGAATTAGTGGAAGACACTAAAGATGGTATCTGGTTAGTTCAG GTAATAGCCCAAGACAGAAATCCTCTGTTGAGCACTGCCAACTGGGGCAAAATGGTGCAGAAAGTTTCCCAGTTTGGCATTCGAACCGGCACTTTCAACTGCTCCAGTGACTCGAG GTACTGCCATAAGCGGGGCTGGATGAAGTCCACCCTCATCATGTCCGTCCCGCAGACCTATGCCTCCAAAGGGAAGGTCATGTTGAAGGAATACAACGGCAGACGCATTGAAACGGAGCACATCTTCAAATGGATGACCGCGCACGTCGCCTCTCGCATCAAAACCATCCGCCTCTCCAAGCAGTTGATGGATGACTGGTATCAGATGGACAAGCAACCGGTAAAGATGTTCTTGTTTGCCAGACTCCTTCAGCCCCCGGCGTTCTTCTCAGCGCTCAGCATCAAATTCACAGGACGCATCGATTTCATCTTCGTAGATGTGCGCAACTGGGACAACACCACCTGTCTGGAGGAGATCGGCGTGCAGCAAACACCCTCATACATCCTCAAAACACCAGAAGGCATCTACCGATACGGCAATAGCACTGGGGAATTCATCTCCCTGCACGCCATGGACGCGTTCCTTCGCTCTGTGCAGCCAGAAGTCAACGACCTGTTCATTTTGAGCTTAGTGATGGTCAATCTAATGGCTTGGATGGACCTTTTCATCACGCAAGGAGCCACCATAAAGCGCTTTGTGGTTTTAATCAGCACTCTAGGAACTTATAATTCCCTACTCATCATTTCCTGGCTGCCCATTCTTGGTTTTCTGCAGCTTCCGTACTTGGATAACTTTTACGAGTACAGTTTGAAACTTCTGCGTTACGCAGACACCACTACCATCGCCTCATGGGTCCGGGCCGACTGGACCTTCTATTCTTCTCATCCAGCTCTCTTCCTCAGCACTTATCTAGCCCACGGCCTTCTCATCGACTACTTCGAGAAGAAGAGAAGATGCAGCAATGAAGACCAAAACGCCAACAACCTGGAGTGGTTGTCGAGTCTTTGGGATTGGTACACTAGCTACTTAGTGCATCCAATCGCCTCGTTCCAGAACTTTGAGTCAGACTGGGATGACGATCCCAACTTCCTTTTGGAAAGGTTGGCATTCCCAGATCTCTGGCTTCACCCTCTTGTTCCAACAGACTACATCAAGAACCTGCCCACCTGGAAGTTCAGACTCGCACAACCCGAGGGACCCAACCGACAAACAGCCACGACCAACCCAAACGGCGACTCCAGCGGGGAGCAGGAAGCGCATCACTGCAGTTCAGAGGTTCTTGATGACGGGTGTCCGGCTGCAGCGCAGTCAGAAGAGTCAGGTGGTGAGGAAGCGGACACTGATTGGTCTCAGTGGCCTTGTGGGATGCTCCACTGCACCGAGTGTGTCGTGTGTCTGGAGAACTTTGAGACTGATTGCCTCGTCATGGGTCTACCATGTGGCCATGTTTTCCACCAGCAGTGCATCGTGGTCTGGCTGGCCGGTGGGCGGCACTGTTGCCCTGTGTGCCGGTGGCCGTCGTACAAGAAAAGACCCGCAAGACCACGTGCGACTCAACCACTGGAACCGGAATAG